The genomic stretch GGTCTTGGCACCATCGGCGGATTCAAGCTGCAGATCGAGGATCGGGCAGGGCTCGGCTACGAGGCGCTCAACGAAGCGACCAAGGCCTACATGGCGGCAATGTCCAAGGCGCCGGAGATCGGCGGGCTGTTCTCGAGCTTCCAGGTCAACGTCCCGCAGCTGTTCGCCGATATCGACCGGACCAAGGCGCTGCAGCTCGGCGTGCCCGTGACCGAGGTTTTCAACACGCTTCAAATCTATCTCGGCTCGTTCTACGTCAACGACTTCAACAAATTCGGCCGGACCTATTCGGTCTATGTCCAGGCCGACGCGCCGTTCCGCGCGCGAGCGGATGACATCCGCCAGTTAAAAGTGCGCTCCGCGTCCGGCGACATGGTCCCGCTCTCGGCATTGCTCAAGATTCGTCAAAGCGCCGGTCCGGAACGCGCCATCCGCTACAACGGTTTCCTGTCGTCCGACATCAACGCCGCCGCGGCACCCGGATATTCGTCCGGGCAGGCGCAGGAGGCGGCGACACGTATCGCGGCGGAAACGCTGCCGCCCGGCTTTGCCTTCGAATGGACCGACCTGACTTATCAGGAGTTCATCGCGGGCAATTCCGGCATGTGGGTTTTTCCGCTGGCCATTCTGCTCGTTTTCCTGGTGCTGGCCGCGCTCTATGAAAGCCTCACGCTGCCGCTGGCGATCCTCATGATCGTGCCGATGGGTTTGCTGGCCGCGATGTTCGGGGTCTGGCTGTCGAAGGGAGACAACAACGTCTTCACGCAGATCGGCTTGATCGTGCTGGTGGGTCTGTCGGCCAAGAACGCCATCCTGATCGTCGAATTCGCGCGCGAGCTCGAATTCGCTGGGCGTTCGCCGATTCGCGCGGCGATCGAAGCCAGCCGCCTGCGTCTTCGCCCGATCCTGATGACGTCGATGGCGTTCATCATGGGCGTGCTGCCGCTGGTGCTGTCGACCGGCGCGGGCTCGGAAATGCGCCGCGCCATGGGCGTCGCCGTGTTCTCCGGCATGATCGGCGTGACGGTCTTCGGCCTGTTCCTGACGCCGGTGTTCTACGTGCTGCTACGCAGCGCCACCGGCATGAAACCGCTGACGCATCACGGCGAAGGCAGCACCATTGCCGGGAAAGCCCACGCCGCGTGATCGGGGCTATTACCCCCGCCGCACGCTCGCGCCGCCATCGACCGGCAAGGTCACCCCGGTAATAAAGCTCGCTTCGTCGGACGCCAGAAACAGCGCGGCATTGGCGACGTCCCAGGCGGTGCCCATCTTCTTGCGCAGCGGCACCTTGGAGTCGCGCTCGGCCTCGACCTCGGCGCGGCTCTTGTTGAATTCGCGGGCGCGGGTGTCGACCGCCATCGGTGTGTTCATCAGGCCGGGCAGGATGACGTTGGCGCGGATGCCGTACTGCGCGTTCTGGTAGGCGAGCTGTTCGGTGAAGGCGACCATCGCCGACTTGGTCGCCTTGTAGGCGACGTAAGGATACGTCGTGATCACGGCCATCGAGGAGATGTTGATGATGCTGCCGCTGTTTTGCGCCCGCATGATCGGGATCACGTGCTTGGCGGCGAGGATGCAGCTCTTGAGGTTGATCGCGACGCAGCGGTCGAAGGCCTCTTCGGTGATGTCGAGCAGTTCGGCGTCGCCGCCCGACAGGCTGACGCCGACATTGTTGTGCAGGATATCGATGCTGCCCCAGCGTTTGTGCGCGTCGGCCACCATCGCCTTGATCTCGGCATCTTTGGTGACGTCGGCCTTGAAGGCGACCGCCGTGCCGCCTTTGGCCGCGATCATGTCGACGGTTTCCTGGGCGGATTCGAGATGGTGATCGACGCACAGCACTTTTGCGCCTTCGCGCGCGAAGGTAAGGGCCGTGGCGCGGCCGTTGCCGATGCCCTCGCCGGGGCTCTGGCCGGCGCCGACCACGATGGCGACACGATCTTTCAGGCGCATCTCATTCCACTCCCGGGATCGGGTACTGTTGCAGTACCTCTTTGTAATAGGGTTCGTTGTCCATCTTCATGGTCGCGAGCACGCGGACCACGGCGCAGTAGAAGGCGATGGTGAGCACGAGATCGGTCATGTGCTCGTTGGAGAGTTCCTGCTTGATCTCGGCGAAAGTCTTGTCCGACATCGCAAGCTCGCGCACCATTTCGCGCGCGCCTCTCAGAATCGCTTTCGCCAGCGGTTCCAGCTTCGAGGGTTTGCCCTCAGTGTCGGCCATCATGCCCTGGATGTCGTCGTCGGTGACGCCAAAATCCTTGCCGATCTTCACGTGATGCGTGAACTCATATTCGGATTTTTCCATCCAACCGACCTGCAGGATCGCAAGCTCCCGCAAGCGCGGGTCGAGCTTGCTCTTGTGGCGGATATAGCCGCCGATGCCGGAGAAGGCGCGGGCCATGTCGGGCGAGTTGACCAGTAGCTTGTGCAGATTGGTGTTGCGCTTGAGCATGTCGCGATATTCGGGGGCGACCTGATCGGCTTCGAGGTAGGGCAGGCGGGCCATATTGTTGTTGTCCTTGTTGGCGCGATCGCATCGCGATGCCCGATGCGACGAAGTTGTTTTCAGTCAGCCATAGAGCTCTTTGTGCTCGCGCTGGTAATTGGCGTAGGAATCCTTGATGCTGGCGAGGTTGAGCAGCATGGTGGCGACCGGCTTGCCGTCGGCGGCGAACGCCGTGGTGCGCACCCACATGCTCTCGGTGCGGCGGCTGCCCGAGAGCGCGACCACTTCGCGCTCGGTAGTGTAGCTCTCGCCGACGAAAATCGGACCGCGCAATAACCGGATTTCCTGGTCCGCGAACAGTCCGACGGCGGGGCCGCGGACCGGCAAGCGGTCCTCGCGCGCGCGGTATTGAAACAGCACGCTCAGCATCTCCATGGGGACGATCGGCCGGCCCCAGGGATTGTCGCTTCCGGAATAATAGGCTGATGGCTCGGTGATGACCTTCAGCTTTTCGCGCAGCGAAAACGGATAGAGATCGCCCATGTTCTGGTCGAAATCCATTTTGACGGTCTGCCGGCCGGTCTTCATGCCGACCGTGAGATCGCCGAGGATCACGGGATCGGCGAGCGGCTTCAATTCCCCGAGCCGCTGATGCAGCGCCGTCTCGGTTCCGTCCTGGCCGACCGACGCGGTGCCGCGCAGGATCTCGGTGCCGTCACGTTTGGTCATCCCGATCGCGCAGGATTTTTCGCCCGGCTTCGGCGTTGCTATGTTCGCCTGCACCTCCTCGCCCTCGAAGGCGGGGTTGCGATAATGCGCTGACAGGCAGCCGGTTTCGAACCACGCCTTGCCCCAGATTTTCTCGCAGAGCGGCGCGAACTGGCTGAAATGGGTCGGCCCCTCGATGGTGCCGCCCTGAAAGCCCAGTTTTTGCGCGGTGGCATCGTCGTGGATCGACGCGTGGGAGTCGTAGACCTGGGCGTGGAGCATCTGCGCCGGCCGCCGCCACGGCCCGAACAGCGCATTGTCGCGCTCCGTTATCTCGGTATTAAACGCCGCTGACGTCATCCTTCGCCTTTCCTTGGGTCTCTCCCTTTACCGCCAGCGTTTCAAAGATGCGTGGTTTCGGCAAGGGGCCATCGCCGGACACCGCGCGCGCCAGATATGCCCTGCAGCCATGGATTGGGGCTGTGCATGCATAGCAAAACCGGTGCATTCTGTTTCCGAACGAGACCGGTTGGAACAACCGGCAAGAAACGAAACGGCTGATGCGGACGGGGAACAGGCAATGGCGTTGATGGAAGTTGGGCTGGACGACAAGTACCGGCTGGATGCGAAGCGCATATTTTTGTCCGGTACGCAGGCGCTGGTCCGGTTGCCGATGCTGCAGCGCGAACGCGATCGCGCGCAGGGTCTCAACACCGCAGGCTTCATCTCCGGTTATCGCGGCTCGCCGCTCGGCATGTACGATCACGCGCTGTGGCGCGCAAAGTCCTTCCTCAAAGGGCACGACATCGAATTCGCGCCGGGCCTCAACGAAGATCTGGCGGCGACCGCGGTGTGGGGCAGCCAGCAGGTCGGAATGTTTCCCGGCGCCAGGGTCGATGGCGTGTTCGGCATCTGGTACGGCAAGGGGCCCGGCGTCGACCGTTCCATCGATGCACTCAAGCATGCCAACTCGGCCGGCACCTCGCCTAATGGCGGTGTGATTGCGCTCGCCGGCGACGACCATGGTTGCCAGTCCTCGACGCTCGCCCATCAGAGCGAACAGGTGTTTGCGGCGGCGCTGATGCCGGTGGTCAATCCCGCCACGCTGCAGGATTATCTCGATCTCGGCATCCTCGGCTTTGCGCTGTCGCGTTATTCCAGCTGCTGGGTCGGCTTCAAGGCGATCTCCGAGACGGTGGAAAGCTCGGCCTCGATCGTGAGCGACCCTGACCGCATCAAGATCATCATGCCCGACGATTTCGAGATGCCGCCGGGTGGGCTCAGTATCCGCTGGCCCGATGCGCCGCTCGATCAGGAGCGCCGGCTGCACGGCCCGAAGATGGACGCGGTCGCGGCCTTTACCCGTGCCAATCGCTTCGACCGGATCGTGCTGGATAGCAAGCCGGCCCGGCTCGGCATCATGGCGACCGGAAAAGCCTATCTCGATCTCAGGCAGGCGCTGGCCGATCTCGGCATATCGGATGCGGAAGCGCAGGCGCTGGGGCTACGCATCTACAAGGTGGCGCTGACCTGGCCGCTGGAGCAGGCCGGCGCCCGTGCCTTTGCCGAGGGCCTGCAGGACGTGCTCGTGGTCGAGGAGAAGCGCGGTTTTATCGAAGATCAGCTCCTTCGTATTCTTTACAACATTGACGCTTCAAGACGCCCGTCCGTCGTCGGTAAGCGCGACGAGACCGGCGCGCCCCTGTTGCCGAGCGAAGGCGAATTGACGCCGACGATGGTAGCTGCTGCGGTTGTCGCGCGGTTGCGCAAGCTCGGGCATCGCAGCCCCGCGCTGGAACAGCGCCTTGCCAAGCTTGAGGCGTTCGACCGGCCCGCCGATGCGGGCGGCGCGGCAAAGCTGCAGCGCACCCCGTATTTCTGTTCGGGCTGCCCGCACAACACCTCGACAAAGGTGCCCGAGGGCAGCCGCGCGATGGCCGGCATCGGTTGTCACGGCATGGCGCTCTCGGTGCCGAGCCGCCGGACCGCGACGATCTCGCATATGGGCGCGGAGGGCGTCACCTGGATCGGCCAGGCGCCGTTCACCACCGAGCAGCACGTGTTCCAGAATCTCGGCGACGGCACCTACACCCATTCGGGCCTGCTGGCGCTGCGCGCCGCTGCAGCCGCGGGCGTCAACATCACCTACAAGATCCTCTACAACGACGCGGTCGCAATGACCGGCGGCCAGCCCGCCGAGGGCGGCTTGACGGTGTCGCAAATCGCGCATCAGGTTTCGGCCGAGGGTGCGAAGCGCCTGGCTATTGTCTCCGACGAGCCCGAGAAATATCCGGCGAATTATTTTCCGGCCGGCGCCACCGTGCATCACCGCCGTGACCTTGATGCCGTGCAGAAGGAATTGCGCGATGTCAAAGGTCTCTCGGTCCTGATCTACGACCAGACCTGCGCGGCGGAAAAGCGCCGGCGCCGCAAGCGCGGGCTCTATCCGGATCCGCCGAAGCGCGTCTTCATCAACGAGCGCGTCTGCGAAGGCTGCGGCGACTGCTCGCAAACTTCCAATTGCGTCTCGGTGCAGCCGCTGGAGACCGAGCTCGGCCGCAAGCGGCGGATCGACCAGTCGAACTGCAACAAGGATTTTTCCTGCATCGAGGGCTTCTGCCCGAGCTTCGTCACCGTGCATGGCGGCAAGCTGCGCAAAGCCGACCGCACCGCGGCCGATCCGTCGGCGCTGTTCGCTGATTTGCCGCTGCCTTCGGTGCCGGCGCTGGATGGCGCCTTCAATATCCTGGTCACCGGTATCGGCGGCACCGGCGTCATCACCATCGGCGCGCTGCTCGGCATGGCCGCCCATGTCGACGGCAAGGCCTGCTCGACGCTCGACTTCACCGGCCTGTCGCAGAAGAACGGCGCGGTCATGAGCCACGTCCGCATCGCGCCATCGCCGGACGATCTCTCAACCGTCCGTATTGCGCCGGGCGGCGCCAACCTCATCCTCGGCTGCGACATCGTGGTCGCCACCAGTATTCCGGCGCTGAGCCGGGCCGAGCGCGGGGTCACGCGGGCGATCGTCAATGTCGATCTGCTGCCGACCGCCAGCTTCGTGATGAATCCCGACATCGATTTCGAAGCCGGCGCGATGCGCAATTCGCTCAACGAGGCCGTCAGCGCGTCCGATCTCGACATCCTCGACGCCACCGGCCTTGCCACCGCGCTGATGGGCGACAGCATCGCCACCAATTCCTTCATGCTCGGCTTTGCGTTCCAGCGCGGTACCATTCCGCTGTCGCTGGAAGCAATCATGAAGGCGATCGAGCTCAATGGCGCCGCGATCGAGATGAACAGGCTGGCGTTCTCGTGGGGCCGGCTCGCCGCGCACGATCTGCAACGCGTGGTCAGCGCCGCGCGCTTCAAGAATTCAGGCGCGGCGCCGGTCAAGCGGACGCTTGATGAGGCGATCGCCTTCCGCGCAAAATTCCTCGCCGACTACCAGGACGAGGCCTATTCGGCGCGCTATCTCGCGCAGGTCGAGCGCGTTCGCGCCGCCGAACTGTTGGCCGCGCCCGGATCGCATGAACTGACCGAGACGTTTGCCAAAGGCCTGTTCAAGCTGATGGCCTACAAGGACGAATATGAGGTGGCGCGGCTTTATACCGACGGCGAATTCGCAAAGGCGCTGAAGGAGCAGTTCGACGGCAATCCCGGCGTCAAGGTCAGCCTCGCGCCGCCGCTGCTGGCGCAACGCGACAAGACCACCGGACATCTGCGCAAGCGCGAGTTCGGTCCGTGGGTATTCGGCGCGTTCAAGATGCTGGCGCGCCTCAAGTCGCTGCGCGGCACGGCGTTCGACATCTTCGGTTACACCGCCGAGCGCCGGATGGAGCGGGCGCTGCCGGGCGAGTATTCGGCGATGATCCTCGGGCATCTCGATGGCAAGAAGCCGATCGACTGGCTACGGCTGGTGGCGCTGGCGAAAGCGGTGGAGCAGGTGCGCGGCTATGGCCACGTCAAGGAAGCCAATGTTGCGCGCTATCGCCAGGAATGCGCGCGGCTCGAAAGCGCCCTCGGGCAGCCCGTCGCGGCGGAAGCCGCCGAATAGGGCCGGTTTCACCGGCCGCGGGAACTTTCCGCTGACGGCGTGGTGCACCGGTAACCTTGCCGGCAGGATCGGCTGGCATTGCCGGGCCGGCTCCCTACATGATGTCTGTTGGATTTTTAGTCATTTCAGGAGGCCGCAGATGGTCCTGAAAAGCACTTTTGCCGTCGCGCTTTGTACCGGGCTTTTGGCTTTGAGCGGCCTGGCGATGGCTGATGACTACCGTCCTGATGAGTTCCTCGGCCTCGACCTCTCCAAGGCGATATTGTCGCCGAAGCGTCTCGGCCCGGATACCGAATTCGCGCCGGTTCCGGTCGAAGCCAAGGCCGAGCGCCGCGACGGAGCGCGCGGCGAACTGAGCGCCGATCGCAAGATCGTCCGCACGACCAAGGTGACGGTTGCGCACGTCGAGCATCCGCGCGGCGCGGCGCGCGTCAACGAACATTCGCGCGGCGCGGCCCGCGTCAAGCTTGCGAAGCGGCACAGCAATCCGCTCGATGCGCAGGCGCGCGATACGCGGATCCAGACCTGGCCGTGCAGGTCCGGCGGCATCTGCAACTGGCAGCGGTAAGGCTTTCGTCTTCGCTGCGAGTCATCCATCTGTCGTAAAACCGTAAGTCGGGAGTCAAGTTGAGCGGGCATCTTTCGTCATGATTCGACGAGGGCGGCTCAATGACGATTGCGATACGCGCCAGGCGGGGACTGACGCGACGTCAGCTGTTGGTCCGTTCGGCGTCGACGGTCGCGCTGGCCGGATTGGGGGGAGTTGCAAAGCCTTATCTCAGCCGTGCGGCGGATCGTCCGGGCATCGGTTGCGGGATTCAATCGGGCGACGTCTCGGCGGAATCAGCGGTGATCTGGGCGCGGGCCGACCGGCCGGCGCGGATGCAGGTGGAATGTTCGACCGTCGAAAGTTTTGCGAGCATCCTGCGCACCGGCTCCGCCGATGCCTTGCCGGACAGCGACTTCACCGCAAAACTGCTGCTCGACGGCCTGCCGTCAGGGCAGGATATCTTTTATCGGGTGCGGTTTGAAAGCATCGACACGCGCGGGATATCGGGCGAGACCCAGACCGGGCATTTTCGCACCGCGCCGACGAAGCAAGGTTCGGTCTCGTTCGTCTGGTCGGGTGATACCTTGGGCCAGGGCTGGGGCATCGATCCCGCGCGCGGCGGCTTGCGAACCTATCGCACCATGCGCGACAATCGCCCGGACTTCTTCATTCATTCCGGCGATCACATCTATGCCGATTGTCCGGTACCGTCCGAATTGAAGCTGCCGAACGGCGATATCTGGCGCAACATCGTCACCGAAGAAAAATCCGTGGTCGCCCACAGCCTGGCGCAGTTTCGCGGCAACTACAAGTACAACTGGCTCGACGACAATTTGCGCGCCTTCCATGCCGAGGTGCCGATGCTGGCGCAATGGGACGACCATGAGGTGACCAACGACTGGTCGCCGGTCGGCTCTGCCGACGAGACCGGCTATGCCGAGGACGGCACCTCAAATCTGGTGGCGCGCGCCCGCCGCGCGTTCCACGAATTCATGCCGATGCGCGCCATGCCCGAGCGGGATGGCCGGGTCTATCGCAAGGTCGCCTACGGCCCGCTGCTCGACGTGTTCCTGATCGACATGCGCAGCTACCGCGATTCCACCTGGAACAAGCGCGACGATAAGAGC from Bradyrhizobium sp. Ash2021 encodes the following:
- a CDS encoding SDR family NAD(P)-dependent oxidoreductase, which produces MRLKDRVAIVVGAGQSPGEGIGNGRATALTFAREGAKVLCVDHHLESAQETVDMIAAKGGTAVAFKADVTKDAEIKAMVADAHKRWGSIDILHNNVGVSLSGGDAELLDITEEAFDRCVAINLKSCILAAKHVIPIMRAQNSGSIINISSMAVITTYPYVAYKATKSAMVAFTEQLAYQNAQYGIRANVILPGLMNTPMAVDTRAREFNKSRAEVEAERDSKVPLRKKMGTAWDVANAALFLASDEASFITGVTLPVDGGASVRRG
- a CDS encoding carboxymuconolactone decarboxylase family protein; amino-acid sequence: MARLPYLEADQVAPEYRDMLKRNTNLHKLLVNSPDMARAFSGIGGYIRHKSKLDPRLRELAILQVGWMEKSEYEFTHHVKIGKDFGVTDDDIQGMMADTEGKPSKLEPLAKAILRGAREMVRELAMSDKTFAEIKQELSNEHMTDLVLTIAFYCAVVRVLATMKMDNEPYYKEVLQQYPIPGVE
- a CDS encoding indolepyruvate ferredoxin oxidoreductase family protein — protein: MALMEVGLDDKYRLDAKRIFLSGTQALVRLPMLQRERDRAQGLNTAGFISGYRGSPLGMYDHALWRAKSFLKGHDIEFAPGLNEDLAATAVWGSQQVGMFPGARVDGVFGIWYGKGPGVDRSIDALKHANSAGTSPNGGVIALAGDDHGCQSSTLAHQSEQVFAAALMPVVNPATLQDYLDLGILGFALSRYSSCWVGFKAISETVESSASIVSDPDRIKIIMPDDFEMPPGGLSIRWPDAPLDQERRLHGPKMDAVAAFTRANRFDRIVLDSKPARLGIMATGKAYLDLRQALADLGISDAEAQALGLRIYKVALTWPLEQAGARAFAEGLQDVLVVEEKRGFIEDQLLRILYNIDASRRPSVVGKRDETGAPLLPSEGELTPTMVAAAVVARLRKLGHRSPALEQRLAKLEAFDRPADAGGAAKLQRTPYFCSGCPHNTSTKVPEGSRAMAGIGCHGMALSVPSRRTATISHMGAEGVTWIGQAPFTTEQHVFQNLGDGTYTHSGLLALRAAAAAGVNITYKILYNDAVAMTGGQPAEGGLTVSQIAHQVSAEGAKRLAIVSDEPEKYPANYFPAGATVHHRRDLDAVQKELRDVKGLSVLIYDQTCAAEKRRRRKRGLYPDPPKRVFINERVCEGCGDCSQTSNCVSVQPLETELGRKRRIDQSNCNKDFSCIEGFCPSFVTVHGGKLRKADRTAADPSALFADLPLPSVPALDGAFNILVTGIGGTGVITIGALLGMAAHVDGKACSTLDFTGLSQKNGAVMSHVRIAPSPDDLSTVRIAPGGANLILGCDIVVATSIPALSRAERGVTRAIVNVDLLPTASFVMNPDIDFEAGAMRNSLNEAVSASDLDILDATGLATALMGDSIATNSFMLGFAFQRGTIPLSLEAIMKAIELNGAAIEMNRLAFSWGRLAAHDLQRVVSAARFKNSGAAPVKRTLDEAIAFRAKFLADYQDEAYSARYLAQVERVRAAELLAAPGSHELTETFAKGLFKLMAYKDEYEVARLYTDGEFAKALKEQFDGNPGVKVSLAPPLLAQRDKTTGHLRKREFGPWVFGAFKMLARLKSLRGTAFDIFGYTAERRMERALPGEYSAMILGHLDGKKPIDWLRLVALAKAVEQVRGYGHVKEANVARYRQECARLESALGQPVAAEAAE
- a CDS encoding alkaline phosphatase D family protein produces the protein MTIAIRARRGLTRRQLLVRSASTVALAGLGGVAKPYLSRAADRPGIGCGIQSGDVSAESAVIWARADRPARMQVECSTVESFASILRTGSADALPDSDFTAKLLLDGLPSGQDIFYRVRFESIDTRGISGETQTGHFRTAPTKQGSVSFVWSGDTLGQGWGIDPARGGLRTYRTMRDNRPDFFIHSGDHIYADCPVPSELKLPNGDIWRNIVTEEKSVVAHSLAQFRGNYKYNWLDDNLRAFHAEVPMLAQWDDHEVTNDWSPVGSADETGYAEDGTSNLVARARRAFHEFMPMRAMPERDGRVYRKVAYGPLLDVFLIDMRSYRDSTWNKRDDKSETFILGHAQLAWLKRELAASEATWKVIAADLPIGLVSEDAIALGDGPPQRRECEIADLLSFMQRAGIRNAVWLTADMHYTAAHHYDPNRAVFQNFEPFWEFVSGPLHAGTWAPGELDNTFGPKAMFQKGCTAEQGENLAPCFGLQFFGRVDIDGESKVMTVTLKDVDNRDLWSVDIEPRPDARPGQMVAQHI